The genomic window tactagtttttaACATAACAaaaatcttttattattattattattattattattattatttttattattattattattattattattattttattattattatttttattattattattattattattattattattatttttattattattattatttttatttttattattattattattattattattattatttttattattattattattattattattattattattattattattattaataaattgattttttagcATGAGTTGATTTTGAGAAAACTGATGAGGTGGTGAACTTAAATAAATGATAAAGTTTGATATATAATTTTGTATCTCAGTGATTGAAACAAGAGGGATATCAGGAAATACTCTAACATTCAAACACATTCAAACCAGTAATAATAATCAAAGTGAgaaatatttattattagaataatatatttaggAATTCGGAaccatttattaaatttttatagtaGGGTTTGGTGTTCTCATATCTCTTCTTTGATTGGTCCCATTACTTCAAGGGGTATTTAGACCCTTTGCTATCTGAACCTTTCTTTTATTGGGCCTTTATAGGATGGGTATCGGCCCAGCCCGTTATAACCAGAGTATGAATTGTGCAGACGTTGTCTTCCTAAGTGCACCTGAGAATTCAAACAGCTTTAAAATTCCAATACAAGGAGTACATCCGATAAAACTGTTTAGTTATATTTTAGCGAAATTTTCTGTTCCATAAAAAATATGGAGTTAACAATCGAAGACACTAGAAAGCCATTGTGAAAGCACCCAGCCAGAAAGAAACAATCTCATAAAAAGACAATGTCGATATTTTTCACGGTAATAAAAATACACCACAATAATATAatccattttttatttcattattacaTTTTTTAGTGTCTCGTGGACTTAGTCAcagatatatatataatatattctcAGCAATTTTGCATAGGAGAGTCATTGAAACTAGAATTTTTGTACTCATGGCGATTCAGGTGAgttcttgtttcttcttcttctctatgaTTATTCTCAAGCCTAAAACTCGTGATGATAATTAAAATTGTGATAGGCATGGTTGATGGACGATAGCAATGAAGATCCAAGGCTTCCTCACCTTGGCAACCCCAATCAATTTGTTTCCTTGCATCAATTAGCAGAATTGGGGGTTTTATACTGGAAACTGAACCCTAATGACTATGAAAATGATCAAGAATTGAAAAATATTAGGGAAGCTAGAGGATACAATTACATGGTATTGTAAATTTCAATTATTGatattcagtttttttttttttgtaatacagTTATGTGGTAATATTGAAAATGAGTTTTTCCTTGTAGGATGTGCTTGATTTATGTCCAGAGAAAGTTGAAAACTATGAAGAGAAGTTGAAGAACTTCTACACTGAGCATATTCATGAGGATGAAGAGATTCGTTATTGTTTGGAGGGGAGTGGATACTTTGATATTCGAGACAAAGGCGATCGCTTGATTCGTATTTTGATCAAGGCTGGTGATCTTATCATCTTACCGGCCGGAATCTACCACCGGTTTACGCTTGACACAACTAACTATGTGAAGGTAATCACAATTGACAACTATTAATTCCTTTGATTAATGCTTTATTTATGAGATGTCCAAGGTAGTAATAAGCAATGCTGTTGTAACTTTGAGGTTGTTTAAAACTTCAAATTGATAAAGATTTAAGGCTTTATATTGGTGGATTAGAATTAATTGTTTTGTTATATGGATATGTATGTGGTTAATTATGTGCAGTTGATGAGGTTGTTTAAGGGGGAGCCAGTGTGGACAGCTTATAATCGACCACAGGAAGATAACCCTGCTAGAAAGGAATACATTAAGGGCTTCTTCACTGAGAAAATTGGAGTGCCGCTTGCAGCTCATTAGGGCTGTTGGACATGTACAACTATATCTTGTTTTAGACATTATAACTTTATGGTTTGTGATAGAACTATTTGGTATAGTATGTTATTGTATAGATTTTATCTTAAGAGAAGACATGTCTATGAACCTAAAACTGATCAAGAGCATTAGTAAATGCTATTTCATGTCTATATTTGTTGTTCAATCATGCTTGTGTCTACTGCCTTGAGCTACTATAGAGTTGGGCTATAGCTCTGTTGCTCAGTTTTACCCCACAACACAGGTTGCTAACAACTAGTTCTTCTTTCTACATACCCTTATTTGGAAGATACCAttccaatattttatttataacttaAGTGATTTTTGTTAATTCATATCATTTGAATAATTTTGAGTTTTAGATgtgtaattataaaaaaaaaattaatatgtgaATTTTTATACAGCTCTAATGTGTGAATTTTTTTTACAGCTTTACTATGTGAATTTACATTTATAATTTTCATTTTAGATGATTATTATGTTGCATATATTTTAATGAAATATACtaattaactttttaaaataatgatattaaataagttaattaatatatttcGTTAAAACTTATGAACATAAATTGAAGACTAATCTTgccattgcttttttttttttggtacaagggagggcctaagcccaaagaAAAAAGCAACTACAAAACTCTACCACTAGGGTAGACTAAACCATGCATATCATCCTCCATAAATTGAAGAAGAATATCTGGAGGTCATCATACACACAATATTGATGTATTGTGTAACCAATATTTGCAAGGGCATCCGCGCATCTATTGGCTTCCCGATAACTATGAACAAAGAGAACATTCTCAAAATCATGAGTCAAGTGAcaaatatgttgttttttttttcataagtTATGAGATTCGTTGTTGTAAGGTTAATTGTTCATTTGTGTTCTCCCATTGGTTCAACGTCTTTCTATGTGGCTCTCTTCATTTCAATCAATAGAAATTTGACAAGTTTCATTGCAAATTGAGATATAATTAGCTTTACAAGAAAGTGTGACCACACCTATTGTTGTTTTTTGGAACCCATGAAATTGGAGAATTGAACAACTTAaacatttcctttttctttccacTTTATCTCCATAACAACCTGAGACCCAAAAAACAAGACATCTTATCCCTCTGGCCATCAGGTTTTAGAAATATTATGTCTTAGTTTGTTGTGCCTTTAAGATATCTCATGATCCTCTTGACTACTTCATATGTGATAATTTAGGCTCATGCTTATATATGCTCATCATACCTACATTATGACATATATTCGGTTTGGAAATGCAAGCATTCCTTAAATATTTCACCATTTGCTTGTATAAATTATTGTTAGATGTCTTGCCGTCTTCATATTGGCTTAATTTTGAATTTACTTTCATAGGAGTACTTGTTGAGTTGTAATTCAACATATTAAAACTCTCCATGATATCAATGATCTTTTTTCGCTGGTGAATTACCAAGTCTTTCATGGTTGCAGCAAATTCAAGGCCCAAAAAGTAATTAAGCTTCCTAAGTTAGTCATATAAAATTCAGTTCTCATATTGAACTTAATTTTCTCAATTGTGATTGCTTTCTATAATGAGTAAATTGTCCATATAAAAGACACACTATACTAAAATTGTCTTGATTTCTTGGTAAACTCCATCTTATTGTATGGTATGTATGCAAGTTTTCATATCAATCTGAATGAACTAGTCTTTAGAGTTATAGAAATGATCATCCTTCGAACCAGACATTTCTTACTTAATTTTTGTATATGGAAGGACATTTCTATGTGTTTGAAATATAAGACGTATATCAGTTAAATCAGGAGACATTTTATGATATTATACTCTATTAAATTAGCTATATCTTAATATAGTTTGTGATAACCAGAAAAGACATATTTGTTTAAAAGCAAAAAACATGTAAAAATGAGAAAGAACATACCTTAATATAGGTTTTGTAGTGTTGAAGTAAAGTAAATTGAAATAAATGGAAGAAGAAAACAGAGTAAAGATTCGAAAATACATGGATAAGAACAAAATGGGAGaagaaaacataataaacatttgcAGGATCTTTTAAACAAGTtatgaaacaaaaaaaatgttGATGAGAGCATAGCTAAAATATGGAACACAAATGCAAGAAGATCTAACGTAATGTTGATGATGCATCAAGCAGGGTAAAAAAACAAAAGATTATCGAGGTGAGAGTATAAAAGTGTTTATGAAAATGTGTTGAAGTGGTTCTAAATTCTAAAAAGAGGAAAAAGTGAATAGGTTGACATCTTATCTTATATATAAattcaaggttgtcatgatggcaaccctagccagacatttactaatttaaccctatattaaaaataaataaatataataattataataataatataatattcaaccacaaatattaataataattatatgaatatataaatataatatttaactaataataataatataatatttaaatatataaaataaatatttgtatatattatttagaaatgaatagttaaaatattttttgattttaaagCATAAGGACTTAATAATTTAATATGCGGCTtatcaaaaatttaatttttaagaatAACTTTACTTTAATTCTCACTTTTTCATattctatttcctttaaaaatcttaGCTAGAAAAAAATGTGttcctataaaaaaattcttatttataTTTAGTAAGATACAAAATATCCTTATAAAATATTATCTAGAAAAAATTTTcctataaaaatgttttttttatttaatgtcaCAAATACGTATAGATCATATAAAATACtatcatttatataattattttatattagagaaaaaaatagtaataattttttaatatgaataaaaaattacaattctatttgtatataataaaatataagtattttaaattatttttttagttattgtaACAGAATCTTTTTCACTAAGCATGCTCATAAATTCATTCTTTTAACATTTCACTTTTGTAACCGAAATTTATTCATGAAATGTTATAATTTCATTCTTAATTATTACACTAAATATTTTACAATTTATAACTGAAACTCAGTTGTCCattccaatttttttataaatattcctTTACACATAAATAACGTACTTATAACAcaaaatatcatcaagatattatTTTTCATGGTCATATCCACCTTCTTTCAACAAATAGATTCTTTTAATTGCACTATTTCATCTAATAAATCGTAGATTATGGAGTTTAGGAGATCCTCCTATCACCCAAATTGtaagtttttcattttttatttatttttagatttatgAATTATAgagtcataaaaaataaaatttccatACCTAATGAGATCTTAGTTATACATAATTGTTGGTTTTCTCATATCTCGAACATGTTGTTCCAAGTTTAACATAAAACTTCTACGTCGCAGGTAATTTTATATACTTTGGTGTTTGAGATTCGTCCAACTTATTAATCGTTCCAAGTGTAATATAGTACATTTATGTTACAAATAACTTCATACATTTCAATCATTCActatttcaaaacaagtgattTTACTAATAGAAAACCATGTCAATTTTTTCCTATGACAACtaattgttaaaatattataaaattaaataaaaaatcaggtatatttaaactatttaaaatttgtatgaagagatattgGTTCTATATTTGTCTCCAATGAGAAAAATgaggaaaatatatatatatattttttctatttcttaACTATTTTATCACTCAATACAAATATTAGTTAATAACCGtttttaattactaaaattaagagTTACAATTTAATAACTGtttttaattactaaaattaagagTTATGATTTTTAATACGAGTTATTATTGTCCTATTAATAATTATGAtcacatatataaatacataatcGGTGCATGGAATTTACGTAGTTGTAATATACAATTTTGTTAtaggtcttcttctcctttgaCCTTACTCCTAACCCCTCTTATATGAtacacatatattttattattattttatattagctCTTATATGGTATATACTTTTTGATTTtgtattctaattcctatttcaTTTTCTTATTTATCATGTAAGTTTGaaataaaatttgatattcaAGTTACTTTACTATattgtatttaaataatttattttcatactGTAACTTCTTAAAATTGGTAAAATTCTCCGAAAAATATATAgtgttaatcttttttttttttgtaattgaaCACATATGTATTAAGTCATCTATGCAATACAttataatgttattattattttatttaatttatatatatattttgaatatcctttaatatttttaatttgaaaattctaatttttttaaagcaTAATCTAAATggtcaaaaaataattttatatgcaaataaaattaaatattaactatataatttaaaaaattgtagtttTATCTCTAATATACCTGTGCGAAGCACGGGTCCGCAATCTAGTATTTGTTAACGACACTGTTTACCGTGAGAGACGTTGATATATTTTGATTCTGTAACACGTGTAAAACCTATAAAAATTATTGAATATGTTTTAATTGATATATTTGTTAACGATACTGTTTACCGTGAGAGACGTTGAAAGGTTTTTCACGTGAAAgaccttctcttttttttttcttttctttttttacttttcatcATGTTGCGGGGGTTAAAAATTCTGCCATTTCAAAACTTTaatgtaggggtgttcaaaatcgaACTGACCTAATAAAAAATCGTAAAATCGAACCGAACCAAATTAAAATCGTAAAAATCGTATTTGATTCTGTGTTTGAGTCATTTTCTAATAGAACCGCGTGATTCGGTTcaatttgcggtttgtattttacaaaccaaaccaaaccgcattacgTTACAAAATCTTACTAACTAATATATATTTCTGTAATTCTTTAGGGttatgtttggatatcacgaaATGAAGGGAGCGAAGCAGAGTGAGATGGAGCGGAATGGAACGGAGCGAAACGAAGATACCATTCCGTGATTTGGAAATTTTAGGACGAAATATGATAAATTGTTCATTCTGTCCAAATCGAAGGGGAAGAAATATgatggtaagtgatggaatgaaaTGTAATCCATACCACTCATTTCCGTTCCGCTCCATCCATTTCTAAATTacccaaacaaaaaaaatatataattttatttcattccatTCCGCCGCTGCATCCGATTCCATCATccattttataatatttgtatgatatttattttaatttacatataaaaattaaataaatattttttattgataaatattattttaacaaaatatattttatcgtattgtctgtatgatatttatttaagaaTGCAATTTCATATATATCATTCTTTAGACTTAAAATAAATGTGTAAGacacaattttatttattaaattttaacaattatatattttttttataaaaatgtatgaatcataaaacaaaaaattatattgtCTTTTATGTGTGTATTAATGATTcaataaattttttctttttgtaaaaaATTGAACTAACC from Vicia villosa cultivar HV-30 ecotype Madison, WI unplaced genomic scaffold, Vvil1.0 ctg.000467F_1_1, whole genome shotgun sequence includes these protein-coding regions:
- the LOC131628581 gene encoding acireductone dioxygenase 1-like; the protein is MAIQAWLMDDSNEDPRLPHLGNPNQFVSLHQLAELGVLYWKLNPNDYENDQELKNIREARGYNYMDVLDLCPEKVENYEEKLKNFYTEHIHEDEEIRYCLEGSGYFDIRDKGDRLIRILIKAGDLIILPAGIYHRFTLDTTNYVKLMRLFKGEPVWTAYNRPQEDNPARKEYIKGFFTEKIGVPLAAH